One part of the Mytilus trossulus isolate FHL-02 chromosome 11, PNRI_Mtr1.1.1.hap1, whole genome shotgun sequence genome encodes these proteins:
- the LOC134690237 gene encoding uncharacterized protein LOC134690237, translated as MNSNCNVEASESTNAEFIMEETKEEISQIDGYGEVTQCKQTVQGAKKAAFLQIDEENLQTNCLSMDSMDDCISESVYSQSSQYSEWQDSQESPSRKRKMSLNSFLETVDISPVKKTLTVDFDLASERTKNDYVRKAKRIMHSVLGILVPQQESLFEEVLYESNAYKDQTLESFSKAYSSMSSWGTQRQILSLLVQDYSYNQLKDYIPDLSRYKFSSARKHAEVVGVGKPVLQKKQFREKATIQQIENFLEFILSPAIMTDSPFGECTYKISSGITLKVPKIILNSVRTRTVTLYLKYCEETQNADILSERTYMRLLEAIEPNVRKSMKGLDNFAADGSQAFDNLKSVVMTLGKEGKGQEWAEKISKQLMEGKQYLKLHYKLHVSLDSEVPDHCGRFGLSSEENSFCSKCTHTHHLSCNDCEALTTTLKLIEDAADSITYTNQEQQDDTKYIIVQGIKTIIEWKKHIVRSVNQDRARGKVLDTLQPNEALIERDWAMKFLPLQYRESQSNWFAKRGLSWHVSVITFQEKEGKNSLTVLHIFDTATQDAVTSNAILKDLLHHVNSTINNVDTLYLRSDNAGCYHSSYGILSVTALNDNPYNIKVNRMDFSDPQGGKSICDRKAAHVKACIRRYVNEGNNVITAIEFKSAVEKTMKNVKVVVALPPSPIKSSKTSKIENISFLYNFFFSNNEITAWKQFEIGIGKVFSSKSLNEIPSLVKKCESTVIWRIIAQSSLNTSIPVPVTRNEELEEEDNICSNVFTCPEDGCIATFLKYGQLCNHLDRGKHTFPKNNLNIKERTQITHASLMESKSSAEKVLHSGTTHALQAESTLKKGWALKNKREVKRFSKEQIEYMTEKFQFGESTGYKCDPDDVAKEMRHVKNSKGIRKFQLEHFLSPSQIASFFSRLSLKKRQASNTVYDDCDMIAEESRTEMSQLTVLANTVQ; from the exons ATTTCACAAATTGATGGTTATGGTGAAGTCACACAATGCAAACAGACAGTACAGGGTGCAAAGAAAGCTGCATTTTTACAGATTGATGAG GAAAATTTGCAAACAAACTGCCTTAGCATGGACAGCATGGACGACTGCATATCAGAATCTGTGTATTCACAGTCATCTCAATATTCAGAGTGGCAAGATTCACAGGAAAGTCCATCAAGAAAAAGGAAAATGTCACTGAATTCTTTTCTGGAAACAGTAGATATAAGTCCTGTGAAAAAAACGTTAACTGTTGACTTTGATCTTGCATCTGAGAGGACAAAAAATGATTATGTCAGGAAAGCAAAAAGAATAATGCACAGTGTACTTGGTATATTGGTTCCACAACAGGAATCACTATTTGAGGAGGTTCTATATGAATCTAATGCATACAAAGATCAGACTCTTGAGTCATTTTCAAAAGCATATAGCAGTATGTCAAGTTGGGGAACACAGAGACAAATTCTCTCTCTTCTAGTACAAGATTACAGTTACAATCAACTCAAAGACTATATTCCAGATTTGTCAAGATACAAATTTTCATCTGCTCGTAAACATGCTGAGGTTGTTGGTGTTGGCAAGCCAgttttacagaaaaaacaatttagAGAAAAGGCTACTATTCAACAGATAGAAAACTTTTTAGAGTTCATACTTTCACCAGCTATAATGACTGATTCACCATTTGGAGAATGCACTTATAAAATCTCATCTGGTATTACACTCAAAGTTCCTAAGATTATTCTAAATAGTGTACGTACAAGAACAGTAACACTGTATTTAAAGTATTGTGAAGAAACCCAGAACGCTGATATTCTATCTGAAAGGACTTACATGAGACTGCTTGAAGCCATTGAGCCTAATGTGAGAAAGTCCATGAAAGGTTTAGACAATTTTGCTGCTGATGGTAGCCAGGCTTTCGATAACCTGAAAAGTGTGGTAATGACATTAGGAAAAGAAGGTAAAGGACAAGAATGGGCAGAAAAGATCAGCAAGCAGCTCATGGAAGGGAAGCAGTATTTAAAACTGCACTACAAG ttacATGTTAGTTTGGACTCAGAAGTTCCTGATCATTGTGGCAGATTTGGCCTGTCATCTGAAGAAAACAGTTTCTGTAGTAAATGTACACATACCCATCATCTTTCTTGTAATGACTGTGAAGCTCTGACCACAACTTTGAAATTGATAGAGGATGCTGCAGATAGCATAACATATACAAACCAAGAACAACAAGATGACACAAAATACATTATTGTACAG ggtattaaaacaattatagaGTGGAAGAAACACATTGTGAGATCTGTCAACCAAGACAGGGCAAGGGGGAAAGTTTTAGACACATTGCAACCAAATGAAGCTTTAATTGAAAGAGACTGGGCTATGAAATTTCTTCCATTACAGTATag agaaTCTCAGTCTAATTGGTTTGCCAAACGTGGTCTTTCCTGGCATGTCAGTGTCATAACATTCCaagaaaaagaaggaaaaaacaGTTTGACAGTTCTGCACATCTTTGATACTGCTACGCAAGATGCTGTCACTTCCAATGCTATATTGAAAGACCTACTACACCATGTCAATTCCACTATCAACAATGTTGACACTCTGTATTTAAGATCGGACAATGCTGGATGTTACCATTCATCATATGGCATATTGTCAGTCACTGCTCTGAATGACAATCCGtacaatataaaagtaaataggATGGACTTTTCTGATCCACAAGGTGGAAAGTCAATTTGTGACAGAAAGGCTGCCCATGTCAAAGCATGCATAAGAAGATATGTAAATGAAGGCAATAATGTAATTACAGCTATAGAATTCAAGTCAGCTGtagaaaaaacaatgaaaaatgttaaagtAGTTGTTGCATTGCCACCTAGTcccatcaaaagttcaaaaacatccaagattgaaaatataagttttctgtacaattttttcttttcaaacaatgaaattacagCTTGGAAGCAATTCGAAATTGGCATTGGCAAAGTTTTCTCTTCCaaatctttaaatgaaattccatctcttgttaaaaaatgtgaaagtaCTGTGATATGGAGAATCATTGCTCAATCATCCTTGAATACAAGCATTCCAGTACCTGTAACTAGAAATGAAGAGCTCGAAGAAGAAGACAACATTTGTAGTAATGTATTTACATGTCCTGAAGACGGTTGCATtgcaacatttttgaaatatggaCAATTATGTAACCACCTCGACAGAGGTAAACATACCTTCCCTAAgaataatttgaatataaaggAGCGTACACAAATCACACATGCTTCTTTAATGGAAAGCAAAAGTTCTGCTGAAAAAGTACTTCATTCTGGTACAACACATGCATTACAAGCAGAATCTACATTAAAGAAAGGATGGGCATTAAAGAATAAGCGAGAGGTGAAGAGATTTTCAAAAGAGCAAATAGAATATATGACAGAGAAATTTCAGTTTGGTGAATCTACTGGATATAAGTGTGACCCAGATGATGTGGCAAAAGAGATGAGACATGTAAAGAACAGTAAGGGCATCCGGAAATTTCAACTTGAACACTTTCTTTCTCCTTCTCAAATTGCTAGTTTTTTTAGCAGACTTTCACTAAAAAAAAGACAAGCATCAAATACTGTTTATGACGATTGTGATATGATAGCAGAAGAATCAAGAACTGAGATGTCTCAGCTAACTGTATTAGCAAATACTGTACagtaa